From the genome of Brevibacterium sp. JSBI002, one region includes:
- a CDS encoding epimerase, with translation MSTEPTDTSRTSTQAPLAVVAGASGFIGGALLDALSTWGYTTRTIGRSPASADATWDRPDRIAELIDGADLLINLAGRSVGCRYTDANRQVIWDSRVDTTRALNTAVAAASAPPRLWINSSTATIYRHAMDRPQTEDDGDIGEGFSVDIAKAWEKEFFAGDLAATRRVALRMAIVLGDGAALNMLATAARFGAGGAQHEGRWFPHRRYRGIGPAASGPTVWRGHPPTHGRQRFSWVHIDDVLRAIRFIDEHEELSGPINVSNPQVADNRSMMKALRKAVRMPVGIPAPRWLLEIGMVVLRQESELVLKSRWVLPARLEAAGFDFRWTNVEAATKHLLR, from the coding sequence ATGAGCACGGAACCCACAGACACATCGCGGACAAGCACCCAGGCTCCGCTCGCCGTCGTCGCCGGTGCATCGGGGTTCATCGGCGGAGCGCTGCTCGATGCGCTCAGCACCTGGGGGTACACGACGCGGACTATCGGCCGCTCCCCTGCCTCCGCCGATGCCACCTGGGACCGTCCCGACCGAATCGCCGAACTCATCGACGGTGCCGACCTGCTTATCAACCTCGCCGGTCGCAGCGTCGGATGTCGGTACACGGACGCCAACCGGCAGGTCATCTGGGATTCCCGCGTCGATACGACCCGCGCTCTCAATACGGCGGTGGCAGCCGCCTCGGCGCCGCCGCGTCTGTGGATCAACTCGAGCACGGCCACCATCTACCGTCACGCGATGGACCGACCGCAGACCGAGGACGACGGCGACATCGGCGAAGGGTTCTCGGTCGACATCGCCAAGGCTTGGGAGAAGGAATTCTTCGCCGGAGATCTGGCCGCGACCAGACGAGTCGCGCTGCGGATGGCGATCGTGCTCGGTGATGGAGCGGCGTTGAACATGTTGGCCACCGCGGCCAGATTCGGCGCGGGCGGAGCTCAGCATGAAGGGCGCTGGTTCCCGCACCGGCGCTATCGCGGGATCGGCCCGGCGGCTTCCGGGCCGACGGTCTGGCGAGGGCACCCGCCGACTCACGGGCGACAGCGGTTCAGCTGGGTCCATATCGACGACGTGCTCCGGGCAATCCGGTTCATCGACGAACATGAGGAGCTCAGTGGCCCGATCAATGTCTCGAACCCACAGGTCGCGGACAATCGCTCAATGATGAAAGCGCTGCGCAAGGCAGTGCGTATGCCAGTGGGCATTCCTGCTCCCAGGTGGCTGCTCGAGATCGGGATGGTCGTCCTGCGTCAGGAGTCGGAACTCGTGCTCAAGAGTCGGTGGGTGCTGCCGGCACGACTCGAAGCGGCCGGGTTCGACTTCAGATGGACCAACGTCGAGGCGGCGACGAAGCACCTGCTGCGCTGA